In Lathyrus oleraceus cultivar Zhongwan6 chromosome 2, CAAS_Psat_ZW6_1.0, whole genome shotgun sequence, the DNA window TTCTGTTAAGAGTGACTCGAATTCGTTTCCCTTTGTTTCTCTACTTCTGGAATTTCGATTTCGAGATAGTCTTTCCCTCTCTCATCCCTGCACAGGCTCATGAGTTTGTCATCTTGATCCTGAGTTCGATGGCTGCCATAGCTTTTTCTGGCATATCACTATCTTCTCTTTCTCAGCATCATACTCAGTGTTTTCTTTGTGACATATCCATCTCATACCTTTTCCAATTGTCGCAACCGCGTCAGCAAAGTAACTAGCCTCTCGGATTATCACGCGCCCGCCAGGTCGTAAAATTCGGTCCATTTCCAACATCATAAACTTCATTTCACATCTGCATATGTAATAACCAATTGTTAGAGTAGTCTCGTAATATGCGTGTGCTTCAAAAAACTCATTCAGACCGTATGGATAAACAACTTAATTAAACGATTCAAGAAGTGATTAATTAAGCTGTCAAAGATTGAGTGCATATTTGTTCACCTGTGACTTTCTGCAGTGAAGAGTCCATCAGCATGAAGTAGGTCATAGGTTCTAGGATATGTTGAAAAAGCTTCACACCTAATAGCACAAAACATGATATATGATCaaaatactaaaaaaaaaggACAGAAATTTTATGCAAGTTCATATGTAAAGTTTTAAACATACCAGTCATGGTAGGTACCGATAAGACCACGATCGAAAACTACGGGGAGTGTATTAGGACCATAAGATGAAACAACATTCATAACCCACAAGGGATCATTAATCAAAGAAGCAGCAAAACCTCCATAAGCTGTATTCATATCCATCACATTTCTGATACTTTCTGTTCCAAGATCAGGCAACAGTGTCTTGTAATGCGAAATTCGCTTTTTCCACTTACTGTTATCATGATTGAAAGTACTAGCGCTAGAACCATGAACAACTGAAAGCCTTTCAGGTGCAGCATTCAACCTTTGAGGCCATTTCGACATGTGCGTGAGGCCTGAGTTCTTGTACTTATCTTCTGGAACAACGAAGCAAGCGCGAAGGGGAGTGTACCATGCTGAATCTGGTTCGAAACTGTCGTCACATTTTGGAGGATAGGTCTCTCTAGGGAGCTTGTCGTAGCAACTGTTATCCGGGGCCTTTTGCCATACAGCAATGTCGTCCTTTTTGTTGTATAATTTGAAGCACATTGATGTGAGCAAATCTTGTAGCTTCTCATAGTCTGTTCTTTGCTCTTCCACTGTTGTATTCCATCCGCGCCACCTTCGCTCGTAGTTAACTGGTGGGCCGGACAGAACCCAAAATCCTCCCGGACGAAGGATTCGGTGAATCTCAAATAGATAAATTCCACCTAAAAGCAACAGATATGAATATCCCCATCGGTTAATGAAGAGAAATTTCAACCAAACTTAAATCAGCACTAAACAAGATAGTTTATGAAAATAACTTATAACTTAGACAAATCAGTTGAAGAATTACCAAATTCGGTCCATGGGATAAGGCATCTAGAGCAATGAGCCATATCAAATGAGTTTGATGAGAAAGGAAGTCTTTGAGTAGAGATGACACCAAGAATTGCCGGGATACCACGCTCCAGAGCAAATTGAACCTGAGCTTCATGGTTATCTCTCGGCGCAAGAGAAATCGTTAGAACGCCGCGATCCAACAAGTCACCGCCCCAGCTAGCAACCTAACATAAGTGATTGAATATATCTACATGAGTCGTTGCCAGACACAGACACCAGACACGACACCAGACACACAGACACGCCTTTGTACTACATAGTGTAATAAATGTTTAAAAGAAAGATAAAACTCACCCCACAACCAGTATCAATTGCAGTTCTAACAGAACCATCTTTAATTCCAGGGATCAGATCTTGCATTAAATCAACATATTCACCAACACCATTAGGGAACATAGTACCTCCACCAGGAAAGAGAAATTTCTCCCCTTCCTTTTTCAACCAATGCTGATTAGACTTTTGCTTGTTAATCCAATCATATGGCACATTCCTGTCATTTATTCATATAGACAACAATAGCTTAAAATCAATCCAAACTTTGAACAATTTCAACTCATAACTCACATAGTGTAACATAACATACCTGTACCAACATTCATCTCTACTCTTAGGCCATCTGATTGGAGGCTTGTAACCATCTGGAGGAGGAACCAAGCATTCTTTCCTCTCGAAAATCGGCGGGCAATGTCGTTCCAACAACGTAAGCCTATAGGTACCATACTTTCTCCATCTCTACAAAAACCATCCATGCTCAAAACTCAATCCACACAAGAATGAAATTTGAAGAGGTTTCTATTAGTATTAAATCTGAATACCTTTGGATCTGTGCAAGGAGTGTAGTCTTGATAATCACTGCCGCATTCGGGGAAATTGAAGGGCTTAATTTGCAAAGTACCCGAGGATTGCTGCGAAGAATCAAGTGTTTTCTGAATGGCACTGATAACACCAACACCATCACTCTCTGCAGATTTAAAAATTCCACCTAGGTAGAATGATAAACCACACAAGACAATGACAGTTATCGCGGCGGTCAGAGATCGATTCTTATTAGGCTGGTTAATCAGTTTTCCATCTTTATGCTTCATGATCCTAGATTCTTATTCCACTAACTATCTATCTGcagaaaaaaaaaagaacaacaaAACTTCAGCATAAGACTATCATAAATTCATAATGACTATTCAGATCAAACCAGTGACAAAAGtaacaagaacaagaacaagaacaCACATAACATAACAGATATTCCAATGGTAGATCCAAATATAGGAAAGTAAGAAAAATGAATGATTAATAAAACAGCGAGCattattaattaaatgaaatCTGATTCTATTAGTACTAACTACCGACATAATGAGAATTCAAGAATTTCAAAAACCAGCTACTTTTGACATGTTATGTTATGTAATGTCGCAATTGCTTTAATGATGTTCACATGACATTGGGCCATTGGGCCCCAGTTACATGCTCCCATCACTGACTCAAAAAATTGAAAAAAAGCATAATGAAACGCTGGATCTCACGATATAGTTGTACAATATTCTCATACAAAAAAAGAAAAGGAGTAATTATGAAGATTTCTTGACACGTACGAAAAGTTTCtatcatgatttttatttttcGATCTACTGTGTTATGTTCAGAATTCAGAAGTACTATAGCAAGAAATGGATAGTAGAAGGAAGAACAAGAAATGAGAGTGAATAGAGATAGATCTgggaggagagtgagaagtagaAGAGAGAAAGTGCATGGAAAGGGGTTACGTACTGTTGTTATGTACTGTTGTTATGTTGTGAATGAATGGAGAAGAAGGAGGAAGGttgaaaatgaagaaaaaaagTGAGATTTGTGTGTGAGGTTGTAGAAGGATTTATATAACTATTTTTGGTCGCCATGTGCCTCGCTGTCCTGTCTTTTTGTTCTATCTTCAACTTCCTTCCACTTTCCTTCTCTTCATTTTTTACATTATCAATAATAGTAATTTTTTATTTACACACATGACCAAAATTCTAAATTTCctaatattttcatttttaatttattgtcttctaaatagaattataaatgaaaaataaacAAATTAGGTAAAAATTTAAATGAGTTGAATTCAAAAGACTTGCTccaataaaaaaatattatttaaaaattgGATATATTCTGCAAATATTTACCAAGATTAATCCATGAATAGTAAAATTCTAATATTACTTCATGTTCAAT includes these proteins:
- the LOC127119843 gene encoding probable methyltransferase PMT21, whose product is MKHKDGKLINQPNKNRSLTAAITVIVLCGLSFYLGGIFKSAESDGVGVISAIQKTLDSSQQSSGTLQIKPFNFPECGSDYQDYTPCTDPKRWRKYGTYRLTLLERHCPPIFERKECLVPPPDGYKPPIRWPKSRDECWYRNVPYDWINKQKSNQHWLKKEGEKFLFPGGGTMFPNGVGEYVDLMQDLIPGIKDGSVRTAIDTGCGVASWGGDLLDRGVLTISLAPRDNHEAQVQFALERGIPAILGVISTQRLPFSSNSFDMAHCSRCLIPWTEFGGIYLFEIHRILRPGGFWVLSGPPVNYERRWRGWNTTVEEQRTDYEKLQDLLTSMCFKLYNKKDDIAVWQKAPDNSCYDKLPRETYPPKCDDSFEPDSAWYTPLRACFVVPEDKYKNSGLTHMSKWPQRLNAAPERLSVVHGSSASTFNHDNSKWKKRISHYKTLLPDLGTESIRNVMDMNTAYGGFAASLINDPLWVMNVVSSYGPNTLPVVFDRGLIGTYHDWCEAFSTYPRTYDLLHADGLFTAESHRCEMKFMMLEMDRILRPGGRVIIREASYFADAVATIGKGMRWICHKENTEYDAEKEKIVICQKKLWQPSNSGSR